In one Cloacibacillus porcorum genomic region, the following are encoded:
- a CDS encoding L,D-transpeptidase, whose translation MKRIFITALVFIFVSAAAACAAAPWSPKAGEYWIKINKQQLRLTLFKGGEVVKSWPVSVGKGRGKTKTSRMDLITPTGTFTIYRVIPDATKLVFDPAWFNEPGEAAPGAYGSKLISFYNKWQIAIHGTNNPGSVGRWATHGCVRLKNPDIEDLVTYVKPKMRVVIVDGDDMPFSKETI comes from the coding sequence ATGAAAAGGATATTCATCACCGCGTTAGTTTTTATCTTCGTCAGCGCGGCCGCGGCCTGCGCGGCGGCTCCCTGGTCGCCGAAGGCGGGGGAGTACTGGATCAAGATCAACAAGCAGCAGCTGAGGCTCACGCTCTTTAAGGGCGGCGAGGTCGTGAAGAGCTGGCCCGTCTCGGTCGGCAAGGGGCGCGGCAAGACCAAGACCTCGCGTATGGACCTCATCACGCCGACGGGAACCTTTACGATCTACCGGGTGATCCCCGACGCCACGAAGCTGGTCTTTGACCCCGCCTGGTTCAACGAGCCCGGAGAGGCCGCTCCCGGAGCCTACGGTTCGAAGCTGATCTCCTTTTACAACAAATGGCAGATCGCGATCCACGGCACGAACAACCCCGGCTCTGTCGGGCGCTGGGCGACACACGGCTGCGTCAGGCTCAAGAATCCCGATATCGAGGATCTCGTCACCTATGTCAAGCCGAAGATGCGGGTCGTGATCGTTGACGGCGACGATATGCCTTTTTCAAAGGAGACTATCTGA
- a CDS encoding ethanolamine utilization protein EutH → MFDELIGNLSNIQVFTESLHSWISNLSVNSAIIFVMMIFMLLGAIDKIRGNKWGYGEEFDNGFNAMGPLAIAMAGVVAAAPVLAIILKPIIVPIYGMVGSDASMFATTLLACDMGGYPLAMKLAANDSIGNFSGLILGTMMGPTIVFTIPVALSIIKVQDRPYLGAGVLAGLITIPLGCIAGGLLMNMTPYKINLATILVNLIPVIIIAGLICVGLWFRPQKMINGFNVFGSAVTILITILTAIAVFEYQTGIHFPLFDQMVVPAEEGGSIPLEDGLLICGQIATVLIGAFPMVKWITRTFGGALEAVGRHLGMNEEAAAGMVANLANNIAMFNIFEKMDPKGKLLNVAFTVSAAFVFGDHLGFTAGANPEMIFPVVVGKLVAGITAVILANFLAPMLLAKIKEAKA, encoded by the coding sequence ATGTTTGACGAACTGATCGGCAACCTTTCAAACATACAGGTGTTCACGGAAAGCCTGCACAGCTGGATCAGCAATCTATCGGTCAACTCGGCGATCATCTTCGTGATGATGATATTCATGCTGCTCGGCGCGATAGACAAAATACGCGGCAACAAATGGGGCTACGGGGAAGAGTTCGACAATGGCTTCAACGCGATGGGGCCGCTTGCCATCGCGATGGCTGGCGTCGTCGCCGCCGCGCCGGTGCTGGCGATAATCCTCAAGCCGATAATCGTCCCCATCTACGGCATGGTCGGCTCCGACGCCTCGATGTTCGCGACGACGCTGCTCGCCTGCGACATGGGCGGGTACCCGCTCGCGATGAAGCTCGCCGCCAACGATTCGATCGGAAACTTCTCAGGGCTGATACTCGGCACGATGATGGGGCCGACTATCGTCTTCACGATCCCCGTCGCGCTCTCGATCATCAAGGTGCAGGACCGCCCCTATCTCGGCGCGGGCGTCCTCGCGGGGCTCATCACCATTCCGCTCGGCTGCATCGCGGGAGGCCTGCTGATGAACATGACCCCCTACAAGATAAATCTCGCGACGATCCTCGTGAACCTCATCCCCGTCATCATCATCGCGGGACTTATCTGCGTCGGCCTCTGGTTCCGGCCGCAGAAGATGATAAACGGCTTCAACGTCTTCGGCTCGGCGGTCACGATACTGATAACGATCCTCACCGCCATCGCGGTATTTGAATACCAGACCGGCATCCACTTCCCGCTCTTTGACCAGATGGTCGTCCCCGCGGAAGAGGGCGGCAGCATACCGCTGGAAGACGGGCTGCTGATCTGCGGCCAGATCGCGACCGTGCTCATCGGCGCCTTCCCGATGGTCAAGTGGATCACGCGCACCTTCGGCGGCGCGCTGGAGGCGGTCGGACGCCACCTCGGAATGAACGAGGAGGCGGCAGCCGGTATGGTCGCGAACCTTGCCAACAACATCGCGATGTTCAATATCTTTGAGAAGATGGACCCGAAGGGCAAGCTGCTTAACGTGGCCTTCACCGTATCGGCGGCCTTCGTCTTCGGAGACCACCTCGGATTCACCGCGGGGGCCAACCCGGAGATGATCTTCCCCGTAGTCGTCGGCAAACTCGTCGCCGGTATCACGGCGGTGATCCTCGCGAACTTCCTCGCGCCGATGCTGCTCGCGAAGATAAAAGAGGCAAAGGCCTGA
- a CDS encoding BMC domain-containing protein, whose amino-acid sequence MGNAIGMIELSSIAEGINTADAMVKAANVELIHASTICPGKYITIVHGEVGAVRAAMSAGQTAAGHYVVDELLIPNIDPQICPAIMMTTRPGEIEAVGVMEYFSVASAITAADIAAKAANVRLIEIRIGFAIGGKGFVTLTGDVGSVRAAVAAATKEEALLVSKTVIPRPSKQLVEKLI is encoded by the coding sequence ATGGGAAACGCCATAGGAATGATAGAGCTATCGAGCATCGCGGAGGGTATCAACACCGCCGACGCGATGGTGAAGGCGGCGAATGTCGAACTTATCCACGCCTCGACCATCTGCCCCGGCAAATACATAACGATAGTACACGGGGAGGTCGGTGCGGTGCGCGCCGCGATGAGCGCGGGGCAGACGGCGGCGGGACACTACGTCGTCGACGAACTGCTGATACCGAACATCGATCCGCAGATATGCCCGGCGATCATGATGACCACCCGCCCCGGCGAGATAGAGGCGGTCGGCGTCATGGAATACTTCTCCGTCGCCTCGGCGATAACGGCGGCGGACATCGCGGCGAAGGCCGCTAACGTGAGACTCATAGAGATACGCATCGGCTTCGCGATCGGCGGCAAGGGCTTCGTCACCCTCACGGGCGACGTCGGTTCTGTGCGCGCCGCCGTCGCCGCGGCGACGAAGGAGGAGGCGCTGCTGGTCTCCAAGACGGTCATCCCGCGCCCCTCCAAACAGCTCGTCGAGAAACTTATATAG
- a CDS encoding 4Fe-4S dicluster domain-containing protein: MELLEAIKWAGVVGEGGAGFPTYAKLNTRAECFIVNGAECEPLIETDKYLMRTFPEEIIAGTAAVSAHLGAKRTVVALKEKYEAEAAALSAAIEKSGADIEIVKMPAFYPAGDEHTMVYYVTGRSIPARGIPISVGCVVDNVGTMRSVHEALEGRQVTDKYLSVTGAVREPVMLRVPVGTSFRECVALAGTKLSEYAVINGGPMMGLVLSEKEKIDAAVVTKTTGNILVLPPDHYLVGRSKLKMQRIRLQSRSACIQCRYCTDLCPRWLIGQEMEPHMVMRGLWMEGQIKDDAEFVRAFGDAMNCCSCGICELYACPMNLSPRRVNEYFKGVLRSRGLESPVDPHPEARGSFSDRLIPTERLVARLGLRDYYPGHAERCLEYQPRTVYIPFRQSIGRAAEAVVAEGAAVRRGDLLAKAAEGLSSNIYASIDGTVRDISVQGARIVSGV; this comes from the coding sequence ATGGAATTATTAGAGGCGATAAAATGGGCCGGCGTGGTTGGCGAGGGCGGCGCGGGCTTCCCGACCTACGCGAAACTCAATACCAGGGCCGAATGCTTTATAGTGAACGGGGCGGAATGTGAACCGCTCATCGAGACGGATAAATACCTCATGCGCACCTTCCCCGAAGAGATCATCGCGGGTACGGCCGCGGTATCCGCCCATCTCGGCGCGAAACGCACCGTCGTCGCCCTTAAGGAAAAATACGAGGCGGAGGCGGCGGCCCTCTCGGCGGCGATCGAAAAAAGCGGCGCGGACATTGAGATCGTGAAGATGCCCGCCTTCTACCCCGCGGGCGACGAACATACGATGGTCTACTACGTGACGGGGCGCAGCATCCCCGCGCGCGGCATCCCGATCAGCGTCGGCTGCGTCGTGGACAACGTCGGCACGATGCGCAGCGTCCACGAGGCGCTTGAGGGCCGTCAGGTGACGGACAAATACCTCTCCGTCACGGGAGCGGTGCGCGAGCCGGTGATGCTCCGCGTGCCGGTCGGCACCTCCTTCCGCGAATGCGTGGCTCTCGCGGGGACGAAGCTCTCCGAATACGCCGTGATAAACGGCGGCCCGATGATGGGGCTGGTCCTCTCGGAAAAAGAGAAGATCGACGCCGCCGTCGTGACCAAGACGACGGGAAACATCCTCGTCCTGCCGCCGGACCACTACCTCGTGGGCCGTTCAAAACTTAAAATGCAGCGGATACGCCTCCAGTCGCGCAGCGCCTGCATACAGTGCCGCTACTGCACCGACCTCTGCCCGCGCTGGCTGATCGGCCAGGAGATGGAGCCGCATATGGTGATGCGCGGCCTCTGGATGGAAGGGCAGATAAAGGACGACGCGGAATTCGTGCGCGCCTTCGGCGATGCGATGAACTGCTGCAGCTGCGGGATATGCGAACTCTACGCCTGCCCGATGAATCTCTCTCCGCGCCGCGTCAACGAATACTTTAAAGGGGTACTGCGCTCGCGCGGCCTTGAATCGCCGGTCGATCCGCATCCCGAGGCGCGCGGCTCTTTCAGCGACAGGCTGATACCGACCGAGAGGCTTGTCGCGCGCCTCGGCCTCCGCGACTACTATCCGGGACACGCGGAACGCTGCCTTGAATACCAGCCGAGGACGGTCTACATACCCTTCCGGCAGAGCATCGGCAGGGCGGCGGAGGCGGTCGTGGCGGAGGGCGCGGCGGTGCGGCGCGGCGACCTGCTCGCGAAGGCCGCGGAGGGGCTCTCCTCAAATATCTACGCGAGCATAGACGGAACGGTAAGAGATATCAGCGTGCAGGGCGCGCGCATAGTGAGCGGGGTGTAA
- a CDS encoding FAD-binding oxidoreductase has translation MNDIFSYNKITAEITAALKEKIGAHNVCADEEKLEAYSHDEVPQNAYDKKYTAELLLFPESTEHVSEIMKIAYEHKIPVTPRGAGTGLSGGALPAWGGIVMSFEKMNRILELDEENLTITTEPGVVTAEISRMAAQHGLLYAGDPCSGDASFIGGNIAENAGGNKVIKYGATGAQLLALEVVLPDGSVTWFGGKRRKDVTGLDFVHLMAGSEGILGIITKAVLKLMPLPRHSVDLLAAFPDTQSAIDFVPRIITEGGLIPASIEFLDHKALKLAEKYLNTEVPAGNAGAALIIQLENNDADLIEKEFEEIGKLSQKHGAVEVYVADTRSTKDRIWQARKSVPEAVSFFYSRYTKEDLAVPTAMVPRLLEMIREKAEADGLEWIAYGHAGDGNMHCTIISPDCADWHERLHAAQERIYAELIKMGGTLSGEHGIGFKRKGYMKFFLDEAQLELIKRVKLAFDPRNILNPGKLVDWER, from the coding sequence ATGAACGATATCTTTTCTTACAATAAAATTACGGCGGAAATCACCGCGGCCCTTAAAGAAAAAATAGGCGCGCACAACGTCTGCGCGGACGAAGAAAAACTAGAGGCCTACTCGCACGACGAGGTGCCGCAGAACGCCTACGACAAAAAATATACCGCGGAGCTGCTCCTCTTCCCCGAAAGCACCGAACACGTCTCTGAAATAATGAAAATCGCCTATGAACATAAAATCCCCGTAACGCCGCGCGGCGCTGGCACCGGGCTCTCCGGCGGTGCGCTCCCCGCCTGGGGCGGCATCGTCATGAGCTTTGAAAAGATGAACCGCATCCTCGAACTCGACGAGGAAAACCTCACCATCACCACCGAGCCCGGCGTCGTAACGGCGGAGATCAGCCGCATGGCGGCGCAGCACGGCCTGCTCTACGCGGGAGACCCCTGCAGCGGCGACGCCTCCTTCATCGGCGGCAATATCGCCGAAAACGCCGGCGGCAACAAGGTGATAAAATACGGCGCGACCGGCGCACAGCTGCTCGCCCTTGAAGTGGTGCTCCCGGACGGCTCCGTCACCTGGTTCGGCGGCAAACGCCGCAAAGACGTAACGGGGCTGGACTTCGTCCACCTTATGGCCGGCTCCGAGGGCATACTCGGGATCATCACCAAGGCGGTGCTCAAGCTGATGCCGCTGCCGCGCCACTCCGTCGATCTGCTCGCCGCCTTCCCAGACACGCAAAGCGCGATCGACTTCGTGCCGCGCATCATCACCGAGGGCGGCCTCATCCCCGCGTCAATAGAATTCCTCGACCATAAGGCGCTGAAGCTAGCGGAAAAATACCTCAACACGGAGGTCCCCGCGGGAAATGCGGGCGCGGCCCTCATCATCCAGCTGGAAAACAACGACGCCGACCTCATCGAAAAGGAGTTCGAGGAGATCGGCAAACTATCCCAGAAACACGGGGCCGTCGAGGTCTACGTCGCCGATACCCGCAGCACGAAAGACCGCATCTGGCAGGCCCGCAAATCGGTGCCGGAGGCCGTATCGTTCTTCTACAGCCGTTACACGAAAGAGGATCTCGCCGTCCCCACCGCGATGGTGCCGCGGCTGCTTGAGATGATCCGCGAAAAGGCCGAGGCCGACGGCCTCGAATGGATAGCCTACGGCCACGCGGGCGACGGCAACATGCACTGCACGATCATCTCCCCCGACTGCGCCGACTGGCACGAACGGCTGCACGCCGCGCAGGAACGTATCTACGCCGAACTAATCAAGATGGGCGGCACCCTCTCCGGCGAACATGGCATCGGCTTCAAGCGCAAAGGCTACATGAAGTTCTTCCTCGACGAGGCACAGCTTGAGCTGATAAAGCGCGTGAAGCTCGCCTTCGACCCACGGAACATCCTCAACCCCGGAAAGCTCGTGGACTGGGAAAGATAA
- a CDS encoding MetQ/NlpA family ABC transporter substrate-binding protein, whose product MKKIILAAIALLVLSSSAFAAEKIVLGVTPFPAKEIADVAKEVLAKQGYKLDIKEFTDFVQPNFALEDKSLDANFFQHIPYLENMKSEKKLDIVPLVKVHLLPIGIYSQKITSLKDVKEKSVVAVPNDPTNGFRAYKLLEREGLLKMKPGNKLTAADIVENPKKLKIRELEAPQLPRTLPDTTISVINMNFAVDAGLNPSKDALALESKDSPYAVVLACRSGDKDSAKIKALAKALNSPEVKKFINEKLSAKGVIPAF is encoded by the coding sequence GTGAAAAAAATAATTCTTGCGGCCATAGCATTGCTCGTACTCTCGTCATCCGCCTTCGCGGCGGAAAAGATCGTCCTCGGAGTCACCCCCTTCCCCGCGAAAGAGATCGCGGACGTCGCCAAAGAGGTGCTGGCAAAACAGGGCTACAAACTGGATATCAAAGAATTCACCGACTTCGTGCAGCCGAACTTCGCATTGGAGGACAAGAGCCTCGACGCCAATTTCTTCCAGCACATCCCCTATCTTGAGAACATGAAGAGCGAAAAAAAGCTTGACATCGTGCCGCTCGTAAAGGTCCACCTGCTCCCCATCGGCATCTACTCGCAAAAAATAACGTCGCTGAAAGACGTTAAAGAAAAGTCGGTAGTCGCCGTTCCCAACGACCCGACAAACGGCTTCCGCGCCTACAAGCTGCTTGAGCGCGAAGGGCTGCTCAAGATGAAGCCCGGCAACAAGCTGACCGCCGCCGACATCGTTGAAAACCCCAAGAAGCTTAAGATAAGGGAGCTTGAAGCGCCGCAGCTGCCGCGCACACTTCCCGACACGACAATCTCCGTCATCAACATGAACTTCGCCGTCGACGCGGGGCTCAACCCCTCGAAAGACGCCCTCGCGCTTGAGTCGAAGGACTCCCCCTACGCCGTCGTGCTCGCCTGCCGCAGCGGCGACAAGGACAGCGCTAAGATAAAGGCGCTCGCGAAGGCGCTGAATTCACCGGAGGTGAAGAAGTTCATCAACGAGAAGCTGTCGGCCAAGGGTGTCATTCCCGCCTTCTAA
- the glgB gene encoding 1,4-alpha-glucan branching protein GlgB, with the protein MQNEIIYGPTLAGEGDVYLFREGTHRRIYDFLGAHPFEHEGRKGVLFSLWAPGAKNVYVMGDFNSWEREGCPLAPRWDSSGIWEGFVPDAEAGCRYKYVIRTAGGELVDKSDPLAFAAETPPASASVVCAPAHEWRDAEWMAARAGKNATDAPQSIYEMHAGSWRRGDGDSILSWRDLAGELPPYLEANGFTHVEFMPVMEHPFYGSWGYQTTGYFAPTARYGSPEDFMALVDALHARGIGVILDWVPSHFPTDSFGLSRFDGTALYEHEDPRQGFHPDWKSAIFNYGRNEVRSFLISSAYYWLDRYHADGLRVDAVASMLYLDYSRRDGEWVANKYGGKENIEAIAFLREMNCALYADFPGISVTAEESTSWPMVTKPVWLGGLGFGYKWNMGWMNDFISYMSQDPVYRKYRHDQLTFGMWYAYAENFVLPFSHDEVVHGKCSLLEKMPGDGWQKAANLRLMFGWMFCHPGKKLVFMGGEFGQSREWNHDRSLDWHELGDERHAGIARWFADLNNFYRGRPELWELDTSPDGFEWIDCSDRDAGVVSFIRRDKRGGALVFAANFTPVVRGGYRVGFPKGGRWREALNSDSSLYGGSGVGNLGSVDTEETGFHGQSFSAELTLPPLGCLIFTPENGADEGAED; encoded by the coding sequence ATGCAAAATGAGATAATCTACGGCCCGACGCTTGCAGGCGAGGGAGATGTCTATCTCTTCCGCGAGGGGACTCACAGAAGGATATATGATTTTCTCGGCGCGCATCCGTTCGAGCATGAGGGGCGGAAGGGCGTCCTTTTTTCCCTTTGGGCCCCCGGTGCTAAAAATGTTTATGTAATGGGAGATTTTAATTCGTGGGAGCGCGAGGGCTGCCCGCTCGCGCCGCGCTGGGATTCCTCCGGTATCTGGGAGGGTTTTGTCCCTGATGCGGAGGCGGGCTGCCGCTATAAATATGTGATAAGGACCGCCGGCGGGGAACTGGTCGATAAGAGCGACCCGCTGGCCTTTGCCGCGGAGACGCCGCCGGCCTCCGCCTCCGTCGTCTGCGCCCCCGCGCACGAGTGGCGGGACGCGGAGTGGATGGCGGCGCGCGCCGGGAAGAACGCCACCGACGCGCCGCAGTCGATATATGAGATGCACGCCGGTTCGTGGCGGCGCGGCGACGGCGACAGCATTCTTTCGTGGCGCGATTTGGCGGGCGAGCTGCCGCCCTATCTGGAGGCCAACGGCTTTACACACGTCGAGTTCATGCCCGTCATGGAGCATCCCTTCTACGGCTCGTGGGGCTATCAGACGACGGGTTATTTCGCGCCGACGGCGCGCTACGGCTCGCCGGAGGATTTTATGGCGCTCGTCGACGCGCTGCACGCGCGCGGGATCGGCGTCATCCTCGACTGGGTGCCGTCGCACTTCCCGACGGACTCTTTTGGCCTGTCGCGCTTTGACGGCACGGCGCTCTACGAGCACGAGGACCCGCGCCAGGGTTTTCATCCCGACTGGAAGAGCGCGATCTTCAACTATGGACGCAACGAGGTGCGGAGTTTCCTGATTTCGTCGGCCTATTACTGGCTCGACCGCTACCACGCCGACGGCCTGCGTGTCGACGCCGTGGCCTCGATGCTCTATCTTGATTATTCGCGCCGCGACGGCGAGTGGGTAGCTAATAAGTACGGCGGCAAGGAGAATATCGAGGCGATCGCCTTTCTGCGCGAGATGAACTGCGCGCTCTACGCCGACTTCCCGGGAATATCGGTGACGGCTGAGGAGTCGACCTCGTGGCCGATGGTGACGAAGCCCGTCTGGCTCGGCGGCCTTGGCTTCGGTTATAAGTGGAATATGGGCTGGATGAATGATTTTATCTCCTATATGTCGCAGGACCCGGTCTACCGCAAGTACCGCCACGACCAGCTCACCTTCGGCATGTGGTATGCCTACGCGGAAAATTTCGTGCTGCCCTTCTCTCACGACGAGGTGGTCCACGGCAAGTGTTCGCTGCTGGAAAAGATGCCCGGCGATGGCTGGCAGAAGGCGGCGAACCTGCGGCTGATGTTCGGCTGGATGTTCTGCCACCCCGGCAAGAAGCTCGTCTTTATGGGCGGCGAGTTTGGCCAGAGCCGCGAGTGGAACCACGACCGCAGCCTCGACTGGCATGAGCTTGGCGACGAACGGCACGCCGGTATCGCGCGCTGGTTTGCCGACTTGAATAATTTTTACCGCGGCAGGCCGGAGCTGTGGGAGCTCGACACCTCTCCCGACGGCTTTGAATGGATAGACTGCAGCGACCGTGACGCCGGTGTGGTCTCCTTTATACGGCGCGATAAGAGGGGCGGCGCCCTGGTATTCGCCGCCAACTTTACGCCTGTGGTGCGCGGCGGCTACCGCGTCGGCTTCCCGAAGGGCGGCCGCTGGCGCGAGGCGCTGAACAGCGACTCTTCGCTCTACGGCGGCTCCGGCGTCGGCAATCTGGGCTCCGTCGATACGGAGGAGACGGGTTTTCACGGGCAGTCTTTTTCCGCGGAGCTGACGCTGCCGCCGCTCGGCTGCCTCATATTTACGCCGGAGAACGGAGCGGACGAGGGGGCGGAGGACTAG
- a CDS encoding EutN/CcmL family microcompartment protein translates to MKVARVIGNIWATRKEQKLSGFTLLILQRINITTGEDDGAPIVAADMIGAGCGEMVLFVGGSSARSAAGDMSLPVDATVVAIVDNFELPGCKRE, encoded by the coding sequence ATGAAGGTCGCAAGAGTGATAGGCAATATATGGGCTACGCGCAAGGAACAGAAGCTCTCCGGCTTCACCCTCTTGATCCTTCAGCGCATAAACATAACGACGGGAGAGGACGACGGAGCGCCGATCGTCGCGGCGGATATGATCGGCGCGGGCTGCGGCGAAATGGTGCTCTTCGTCGGAGGCAGTTCGGCGCGCAGCGCCGCGGGCGACATGTCGCTCCCCGTGGACGCCACCGTCGTGGCGATAGTCGACAACTTTGAGCTGCCCGGCTGCAAGAGGGAGTGA
- the eutJ gene encoding ethanolamine utilization protein EutJ yields the protein MMDLKRINAYMAKVAASEKRCFKPAGKKLKAGLDLGTAYIVIVVLDENDNPVACEKEAAGVLRDGVVVDYQGALSVVRRLKGELERRLGTELTKCAIAMPAGTEGSVRTHQYIAEGAGFEVTEILDEPTAANSVYKIDNGVVVDIGGGTTGLAVFKDGVVEKIYDEPTGGTHLSLVLSGNYRIPFEQAEAVKQDYRKHGEIFPIVRPVIEKMATIVARSIDRNEADTIYLCGGTSCLTGIEEVFEKVTGIHTVKPDDPFLVTPAGIAMNCKV from the coding sequence ATGATGGATCTGAAGAGGATAAACGCCTATATGGCGAAGGTGGCGGCCTCCGAAAAGAGGTGCTTCAAACCGGCGGGGAAAAAACTCAAGGCCGGGCTTGACCTCGGCACCGCCTATATAGTCATCGTCGTTCTCGACGAAAACGACAACCCAGTCGCCTGTGAAAAAGAGGCGGCGGGCGTGCTCCGCGACGGCGTCGTCGTCGATTACCAGGGGGCGCTCTCCGTCGTGCGGCGGCTCAAAGGCGAGCTCGAGCGGCGGCTGGGCACGGAGCTGACAAAGTGCGCGATCGCGATGCCCGCCGGCACCGAGGGCAGCGTCCGCACCCACCAGTACATCGCGGAGGGCGCGGGCTTCGAGGTTACGGAGATACTGGACGAGCCGACGGCGGCGAACTCCGTCTACAAGATAGACAACGGCGTGGTCGTGGACATCGGCGGCGGCACCACAGGTCTCGCGGTCTTCAAAGACGGCGTCGTGGAAAAGATATATGACGAGCCGACCGGCGGGACTCATCTGAGCCTCGTCCTCTCGGGAAACTACCGCATACCCTTTGAGCAGGCCGAGGCGGTGAAACAGGACTATAGAAAACACGGGGAGATATTCCCCATCGTACGCCCCGTGATCGAAAAAATGGCGACGATCGTGGCGCGCAGCATAGACAGGAACGAGGCCGACACCATATACCTCTGCGGCGGGACAAGCTGTCTCACCGGTATTGAAGAGGTCTTTGAAAAGGTAACCGGCATCCATACGGTGAAGCCGGACGATCCCTTCCTCGTCACACCGGCGGGGATTGCGATGAACTGCAAGGTATAG
- a CDS encoding cupin domain-containing protein, which produces MENTNKMNVSEQMLREIVTEVIQGLAARRPESGGFTKVVDPSGIILIKSETVKCEPFQGEPGVRLKDVVTLEEAPRIGAGIMELDGANFEWTLTYDEYDVVFEGVLEIEIDGRVVTGKPGDIIYIPKGSHIHFRTPKTARYAYFVYPANWQ; this is translated from the coding sequence ATGGAAAATACAAATAAAATGAACGTCAGCGAACAGATGCTGCGGGAGATAGTGACCGAGGTGATACAGGGCCTCGCCGCCCGCCGTCCCGAGTCCGGCGGCTTCACGAAGGTCGTGGACCCGAGCGGCATAATCCTCATCAAGAGCGAGACGGTAAAATGTGAGCCCTTCCAGGGCGAACCAGGAGTGAGGCTCAAGGATGTTGTGACGCTGGAGGAGGCGCCGCGCATCGGCGCGGGCATCATGGAGCTTGACGGGGCGAACTTTGAGTGGACGCTGACCTACGACGAATACGACGTGGTATTCGAGGGGGTCCTCGAAATAGAGATCGACGGCCGCGTCGTGACCGGTAAGCCGGGGGACATCATATACATCCCGAAGGGGAGCCACATCCACTTCCGGACGCCGAAGACCGCGAGGTACGCGTATTTCGTTTATCCCGCTAACTGGCAGTAA